From Medicago truncatula cultivar Jemalong A17 chromosome 7, MtrunA17r5.0-ANR, whole genome shotgun sequence, a single genomic window includes:
- the LOC11431313 gene encoding cation/calcium exchanger 5 — MALKTISLSLILTLILIFFITIPLSGSLSITTTSPLRRSLLNKITPSCPIQSNGGILNYHCIFPQTPILSIPSLSILLILHFYILIKTASHHFSIVTTKLASHLNLSPSMAAVTLLALGNGSPDVFSSLAALRAGQYRTGFGAILSAGAFVSALVVGFVAIYSAPFPVDPAPFVRDVLFYLTAAMFLFYVYLSAEIFLWQAVGFVAFYLFFVVFVFYMDLGMANRREKSSSDLEGQIDSYYDVKASGSVEKDKHASGFLGSFRLISKAWELPVSTFLRLTIPQPAPLQWSRFYASANIALCPLALLYACNSFVPLNHPIVFLLPNTLFPLWSVVFMTSFSLAFLHFVLEKEPPKAEHLPVVVVAFVMSVFWISTTAGELVNCLEALGTLLKLPQAFLGLTVLAWGNSVGDLVADVAVAKAGHPAMAMAGCFAGPMFNMLVGLGTALVIQTTNIYPKAYELNFHVGIVIAFVFLLLSLMGSLLVITWSRFRVPKFWGFCLVGLYIVFMAASSAVAIFSS, encoded by the exons ATGGCTTTGAAAACCATTTCACTCTCACTAATCCTCACTCTCattctcatcttcttcatcacaaTCCCTCTCTCTGGATCCCTCTCAATCACAACAACTTCTCCTCTTCGTAGATCACTTCTCAACAAAATCACCCCATCTTGCCCCATTCAATCCAATGGCGGCATCCTCAACTACCACTGCATTTTCCCTCAAACTCCAATCCTCTCAATCCCCTCCCTCTCCATTCTCCTCATCCTCCATTTCTACATCCTCATCAAAACCGCCTCTCACCATTTCTCAATCGTCACTACAAAACTCGCTTCTCATCTCAATCTCTCTCCTAGCATGGCCGCCGTCACACTTCTCGCTCTCGGTAACGGCTCTCCCGACGTCTTCTCATCTCTCGCTGCTCTTCGCGCCGGTCAATACCGTACCGGCTTCGGCGCTATACTTTCCGCCGGTGCTTTCGTCTCTGCTCTTGTTGTCGGCTTTGTCGCGATCTACTCAGCTCCTTTTCCCGTTGATCCGGCGCCGTTTGTTAGAGATGTTTTGTTCTACTTAACTGCTGCTATGTTTCTGTTTTATGTTTATCTTAGTGCTGAGATTTTTCTATGGCAAGCCGTTGGATTCGTTGCGTTCTatcttttctttgttgtttttgtgttCTACATGGATTTGGGAATGGCCAATCGGAGGGAAAAGAGTTCTTCGGATCTTGAGGGACAGATTGATTCCTATTACGACGTAAAAGCGTCGGGATCtgttgaaaaagataaacacgCTTCTGGATTTCTTGGATCTTTTCGTTTG ATTTCCAAGGCATGGGAGCTTCCTGTCTCAACTTTCTTAAGATTGACAATCCCTCAACCAGCACCATTGCAATGGAGCAGATTTTATGCATCAGCCAATATCGCTCTTTGTCCACTAGCCCTCTTGTATGCATGCAACTCATTTGTGCCACTTAATCATCCGATAGTTTTCCTCCTCCCTAATACTCTTTTCCCTCTGTGGTCCGTAGTGTTCATGACAAGCTTCTCTCTTGCATTTCTCCATTTTGTGTTGGAAAAAGAACCCCCAAAAGCAGAGCATTTGCCTGTGGTGGTTGTGGCCTTCGTTATGAGCGTGTTTTGGATATCTACCACAGCTGGAGAGCTGGTGAATTGCCTTGAAGCTTTAGGCACGCTTCTCAAACTGCCGCAGGCCTTCCTAGGTCTTACAGTGCTGGCATGGGGAAATTCAGTGGGGGATCTTGTTGCTGATGTTGCAGTTGCTAAAGCTGGTCATCCTGCAATGGCAATGGCCGGATGCTTTGCTGGACCAATGTTTAACATGCTTGTTGGTCTTGGAACTGCTTTGGTCATACAGACGACAAATATATATCCTAAAGCTTATGAACTTAATTTCCATGTTGGTATAGTGATTGCATTTGTATTCCTGCTTTTAAGCCTCATGGGGTCTCTCTTGGTAATCACTTGGTCTCGGTTCCGAGTGCCTAAGTTTTGGGGATTCTGTCTCGTAGGCCTCTATATTGTTTTTATGGCAGCGAGTTCAGCAGTAGCCATCTTTTCAAGTTGA
- the LOC11430552 gene encoding signal peptidase complex subunit 3B has protein sequence MHSFGYRANALLTFSLTILALMCAIASLTDSFNSPSPSAQVQVLNINWFQKQPNGNDEVSMTLNISGDLQSLFTWNTKQVFVFLAAEYETRKKPLNQISLWDGIIPSKEHAKFLIHTSNKYRFIDQGTNLRGREFNLTLHWHVMPKTGKMLADKIVMPGYRLPKEYR, from the exons ATGCATTCATTCGGTTACAGAGCCAATGCTTTGCTAACATTTTCTCTTACGATTCTTGCACTTATGTGCGCGATTGCATCGCTTACTGATTCCTTCAATTCCCCATCTCCTTCTGCTCAAGTCCAg gTGTTGAATATTAATTGGTTTCAGAAACAACCCAACGGTAACGACGAG GTCAGCATGACGCTTAACATTTCAGGAGATTTACAGTCTCTGTTCACGTGGAACACAAAACAG GTTTTTGTCTTTTTAGCTGCTGAATATGAAACACGAAAGAAACCCTTGAATCAG ATATCCCTTTGGGATGGTATCATTCCCTCTAAAGAGCATGCAAAGTTTTTGATTCACACGTCAAATAAATACCGTTTCATTGATCAG GGAACCAATTTGCGTGGTAGAGAATTTAACTTGACTTTGCACTGGCATGTTATGCCAAAAACTGGAAAAATGTTGGCCGATAAAATAGTGATGCCAGGTTACCGATTGCCCAAGGAATACAGATGA